CCGCTAAACGTTACCATGCGGCGTCCGCGCGACGCGACACGCTCCCCCGCGATTCAGGACTGCTTCTTATGCCCTTTTGTCGAAACATCTTGCGTACCGTGTGCGCCCTAACGGCACTTCTGTGGGGCGTGCAGCATGCGGTGGCGCAACGCTCGGCTGAGGAAGAGTTGAAGTCATTGCGTGCCGCCGAGGGACTCGAAGTCTCGCTCTTTGCCTGCGAGCCGTTGATCACGAATCCTGCCGCGATCGACGTCGATACGCACGGACGGGTGTGGGTCGCCGAGATTCAATGGTATCGCGCCGCCGCCAAGGAGCCCGCGGCCGACAAAATCAAAGTGCTCGAAGATACCGATGGCGACGGCCGGGCAGACCGCGCGGTCGTATTCGCCGAAGGGTTGTTTTGCCCCATGAGCATCTGCGTAGCCGGCGACAAAGTCTACGTCGCCTGCAGCCCCGATTTGTGGGTTTACGAAGACAAAGACGGCGACCTGCGGGCCGACGGTCCGCCGCGCAAGGTCCTGACCGGCTTCAAGGGACGTAACCACGACCACGGCGCGCACAGCCTGACACTTGGGCCAGATCACAAATGGTGGATGTCGCACGGCGACGCGGGTTTCGACGTGACCGGAACTGATGGCTCGCACGTGGAGTTCAAGTGGGGCGCCGTGCTGCGCGGCGAGTTGGACGGCAGCCAATTGGAAATGGTCGCTAAGAATTTTCGCAATCCTTACGAAGTATGCGTCAGCTCATTCGGCGAATCGTATCTGAGCGACAACGACAACGACGGCAATTTCAGCGTGCGCATCTGCTGGCTGATGGAGGGGGGCAACTACGGATGGTTCGGGCATCCGCCGGCACGAGTTCCGCGCGAGGTTCCCTTCGGCGAGCATTGGCATTTTCGCGGACATGTGCCCGGCTATGTGCCGGCCACGCTCGTGACCGGCTTCGGTTCCCCCTGCGGAATCTGTTTCTACGAGGGGGATGCTCTGGGTCCCCACTTCAAGAACGCGCCGTTGCACACCGACGCAGGCCCACGCGAAGTGCGGCTCTATAGGCATGAAAAGGTCGGAGCCGGCATGCGCGCGACGAACGAAGTCATCATCTCGAGCAGCGAGGATAAATACTTTCGCCCCGACGACATCTGCACTGCACCCGATGGCAGCTTGTATGTTTCGGACTGGTACGACGGCGGAGTGGGGGGGCACGCCTACAACAATCCTGACCAGGGGCGGATATTCCTGGTGCGGCCACCCGGAAAAAGACTGGCCAAGCCCGGTAAGCCAGGCCCCTACGCATCGATCGACGACGCCATCGCAGGGCTGAAGAGTCCCAACCTGGCAACGCAGTTTCTGGCGCGTGAACGATTATTGACCGAAGGGCAACAAAGCACCGCCGCACTGACGGCGTTGCTCACAGCCGAAGACCCGAACTATCGGGCGCGGGCGCTATGGGTGCTCGACCGCCTCGGGGGTGAAGCCCGGCAGAAAGTGGTCGACCAGCTTCACGACCCATCGGGCAGGATGCGGGCCTTGGCAGCGCGTATTTTGCGACGCCACGGCGAGGAATACCGCGGGCCGCTATTGGCGCTGGTCGACGATTCAGAGATCGAAGTCCGCCGCGAGCTGCTGCTGGCGATGCGCCACTGGCGCGGCACGGACGTTGACGCGGCCCTCTTCAAGTTGGCCTCGGCCTATGACGGAACCGATCGCTATTTGCTCGAGGCGATCAACATCGCGGCAAGCGATAGGCAAAAAGAGCTGGGCCTCGCATTGGCCAAGGCCGCGCGGATTTCTTTCGACAATGTCGACCTGCTACAAGCGCTCGATCCGGATGCGGCCGCGCGGGTTTTATCTCACGGACTACGCCAGACGGGACTGGACGATGCAGCCCGCACTCGACTTTTAATTCGGTTGAGCACGATTCCATCCGTCCGCGCGGGAGAGATCATTCTGTCGGCGGCGCTCGACCGTGAGGCCGGCGCTACGTCGCGCCAGGCGGCGTTATCTGCCGTCACACGGAACTTGCCCGAAGACTGGAAAGAATTAGCAGATCGACCGGAACTTGTTGCCGCGATGGCGCAATTGCTGACGGAACCCGAATTGCAAGCCACGGCGATCGAAATGATCGACAAACAGCACTTGCGGCGTTGCGGCGGCATGTTGTTGGTCGTGGCGTACGATGTCGAGTTGCCGGGTGAGATACGTGCCCGCGCGCTGGCGGCCGCCGCGCGACTCGGTACCGAAGGCGCCATCGCCGCGAACGAATCCGTGCTGCGTGAGTCCAACGCAGAATTGCGGGCCGCGGCGACCAAGGCGCTGGTCGAATTGCAAGCCTGGGGGCCCGTCAAGGCGCTGC
Above is a window of Pirellulales bacterium DNA encoding:
- a CDS encoding PVC-type heme-binding CxxCH protein; this encodes MPFCRNILRTVCALTALLWGVQHAVAQRSAEEELKSLRAAEGLEVSLFACEPLITNPAAIDVDTHGRVWVAEIQWYRAAAKEPAADKIKVLEDTDGDGRADRAVVFAEGLFCPMSICVAGDKVYVACSPDLWVYEDKDGDLRADGPPRKVLTGFKGRNHDHGAHSLTLGPDHKWWMSHGDAGFDVTGTDGSHVEFKWGAVLRGELDGSQLEMVAKNFRNPYEVCVSSFGESYLSDNDNDGNFSVRICWLMEGGNYGWFGHPPARVPREVPFGEHWHFRGHVPGYVPATLVTGFGSPCGICFYEGDALGPHFKNAPLHTDAGPREVRLYRHEKVGAGMRATNEVIISSSEDKYFRPDDICTAPDGSLYVSDWYDGGVGGHAYNNPDQGRIFLVRPPGKRLAKPGKPGPYASIDDAIAGLKSPNLATQFLARERLLTEGQQSTAALTALLTAEDPNYRARALWVLDRLGGEARQKVVDQLHDPSGRMRALAARILRRHGEEYRGPLLALVDDSEIEVRRELLLAMRHWRGTDVDAALFKLASAYDGTDRYLLEAINIAASDRQKELGLALAKAARISFDNVDLLQALDPDAAARVLSHGLRQTGLDDAARTRLLIRLSTIPSVRAGEIILSAALDREAGATSRQAALSAVTRNLPEDWKELADRPELVAAMAQLLTEPELQATAIEMIDKQHLRRCGGMLLVVAYDVELPGEIRARALAAAARLGTEGAIAANESVLRESNAELRAAATKALVELQAWGPVKALLTSAETPTALKTVLIERATDSVAGSLVLLRLIEEGALPDELRATVIARTTRHVDTGVRILYERFVPESERPKRLGAAVKADDILAMTGDENRGRTIFFKSSAARCKACHRVNGFGNIVGPDLSQIGKKYERRALLETILDPSKAIAPEYIVHLVETTGGEVHAGFIVEQNDSELVLKNVEGKSIRLPKTEVATTQPQKQSMM